A portion of the Mesobacillus jeotgali genome contains these proteins:
- the secG gene encoding preprotein translocase subunit SecG — protein sequence MHTFLTILLVIVCIGLIGVVLLQSGKSAGLSGAISGGAEQLFGKQKARGLDLVLHRVTVVLSVLFFVLTIAVTYFKL from the coding sequence ATGCATACATTTTTAACCATTCTTTTAGTGATTGTCTGCATCGGTCTGATTGGAGTCGTTCTTCTTCAATCCGGCAAGAGTGCTGGGCTGTCCGGAGCAATCTCCGGCGGAGCGGAGCAGCTATTCGGTAAGCAAAAGGCGAGAGGCCTTGATCTTGTCCTGCACCGCGTCACAGTTGTTTTATCTGTTTTGTTTTTTGTCCTGACTATTGCCGTAACTTATTTCAAGCTATAA
- a CDS encoding alpha/beta hydrolase — MRKLVPRPFTFKAGKRAVLLLHGFTGNSADVRMLGRFLEGKGYTSHAPVFKGHGVPPEELIHTGPADWWQDALDGYEFLKSEGYEEIAVAGLSLGGVLSLKLGYTKPLKGIVPMCAPMHLKTEELMYRGVLEYAREYKRMEGKPEEQIEAEVKALEQKSMSTLKDLQELIKEVRGSIDLIYAPTFVVQARHDVIIDPDSANIIHDNIESDHKKLKWYEESGHVITLDKERDQLHEDVYEFLESLDWKE; from the coding sequence ATGAGAAAGTTAGTGCCAAGACCATTTACATTCAAAGCGGGAAAAAGAGCGGTTCTGCTGCTCCATGGGTTTACCGGAAATTCTGCGGACGTCAGGATGCTGGGACGATTTTTAGAAGGCAAGGGATATACGAGCCATGCACCTGTTTTTAAAGGACATGGTGTGCCGCCTGAAGAACTAATACATACTGGACCAGCAGACTGGTGGCAGGATGCGCTTGATGGGTACGAATTCCTTAAAAGCGAAGGTTATGAGGAAATAGCAGTAGCTGGATTATCACTGGGCGGCGTTCTGTCCCTGAAGCTTGGTTACACCAAGCCGTTAAAAGGAATTGTACCAATGTGCGCACCGATGCATCTTAAGACGGAAGAGCTGATGTACCGCGGTGTTCTCGAGTACGCGCGTGAATACAAGAGAATGGAAGGAAAGCCCGAGGAGCAAATCGAGGCGGAGGTAAAGGCACTCGAGCAAAAATCGATGTCCACCCTGAAAGACCTTCAGGAACTTATAAAGGAGGTCCGCGGAAGCATTGACCTGATTTATGCACCGACGTTTGTTGTCCAGGCGCGCCATGACGTGATCATCGATCCTGACAGCGCGAACATCATTCATGACAACATCGAGTCTGACCATAAAAAACTCAAGTGGTATGAGGAATCAGGACATGTTATCACGCTTGATAAGGAACGTGACCAGCTTCATGAAGATGTTTATGAGTTTCTTGAGTCGTTAGATTGGAAAGAATAA